In Microbacterium enclense, one genomic interval encodes:
- a CDS encoding ABC transporter permease codes for MLEASTATTTATLATPPRRNAVWARLRRNPEFWIGAVLVGFFLLITAWPSLISGLFGHGDPRACDLSDSRGAPDLAAGHPFGFTIQGCDLYASVVHGAANSIIVGITVTLGTLVIAIALGLLAGYYGGWIDTVLSRVSEIVVSVPLLLGAVLVLNSVQTRNVWLVSAVLIAFSWPTAMRVMRTSTISVRSRSFITAARSLGLRDWRIMLTHVAPNTVGPVIVLATLQVGAVIASEATLTYLGIGLQAPALSWGLQLSQAEPYFASAPHLLYAPAAALTLAVAGFILLGEAIRQAGFHSTNSA; via the coding sequence ATGCTTGAGGCATCCACCGCGACGACGACCGCGACCCTCGCGACGCCCCCGCGGCGGAACGCCGTGTGGGCTCGTCTTCGCCGCAACCCGGAGTTCTGGATCGGCGCGGTGCTCGTGGGCTTCTTCCTGCTCATCACCGCGTGGCCGTCGCTGATCTCGGGGCTCTTCGGTCACGGAGACCCCCGCGCCTGCGATCTGTCGGACTCGCGGGGCGCTCCCGACCTCGCGGCGGGCCACCCCTTCGGGTTCACCATCCAGGGTTGCGACCTGTATGCCAGCGTCGTCCACGGCGCGGCGAACTCGATCATCGTCGGCATCACCGTGACGCTCGGCACCCTGGTCATCGCGATCGCGCTCGGCCTGCTCGCGGGCTACTACGGCGGATGGATCGACACGGTCCTGTCCCGCGTCTCCGAGATCGTCGTGTCGGTGCCGCTGCTGCTCGGCGCGGTCCTCGTGCTCAACTCGGTACAGACCCGCAACGTGTGGTTGGTCTCGGCAGTGCTCATCGCGTTCTCCTGGCCGACGGCGATGCGCGTCATGCGGACGTCCACGATCTCGGTCCGTTCGCGGAGTTTCATCACCGCGGCTCGCTCGCTGGGCCTGCGCGATTGGCGCATCATGCTCACGCACGTCGCTCCCAACACCGTCGGCCCGGTCATCGTCCTCGCGACTCTCCAGGTCGGTGCCGTCATCGCGAGCGAAGCAACGCTCACCTACCTCGGTATCGGGCTGCAGGCCCCCGCCCTGTCCTGGGGTCTGCAGCTCTCGCAGGCCGAGCCGTATTTCGCGAGCGCGCCGCATCTGCTCTACGCGCCGGCCGCGGCCCTCACGCTCGCCGTCGCGGGTTTCATCCTCCTCGGCGAAGCCATCCGGCAGGCGGGATTCCACTCGACCAACTCGGCGTGA
- a CDS encoding ABC transporter permease produces the protein MHPVLNRLVQAVIVFFGTSLLVFLAVFALPGDPLGTLAGDAQLTDTVRRNLEERYHLNEPVLAQYGHYLADLFRGDFGVTISGESVGNILANAWPITAQLALTAWIIELVIGIGLGALAALKPGGAFDRFATSTTILLLAVPTFVLAFFAQQVFGLRLGWFPVAGAAAGWPVAFLLPAACIAALGIGPIARLTRTSMLQTITADYVRTARSRGITPWQLHTRHVLRNAIMPVVTYLGLDLGALLGGAVLVEGIFNLPGIGRALFTAINTQQGSVVVGIVTAGVFVVLIANLLVDLLHRALDPRIGKETSNA, from the coding sequence GTGCACCCCGTACTGAATCGCCTGGTCCAGGCCGTCATCGTCTTCTTCGGCACCTCGCTGCTGGTGTTCCTCGCGGTCTTCGCCCTCCCCGGCGACCCGCTCGGGACGCTCGCGGGCGACGCCCAGCTGACCGACACCGTGCGGCGCAACCTCGAGGAGCGGTACCACCTCAACGAACCCGTCCTCGCGCAGTACGGTCACTATCTCGCCGACCTCTTCCGCGGCGACTTCGGGGTGACGATCTCGGGCGAGAGCGTCGGCAACATCCTCGCCAACGCATGGCCGATCACCGCGCAGCTCGCTCTCACCGCATGGATCATCGAGCTCGTGATCGGCATCGGTCTCGGCGCCCTCGCGGCGCTCAAGCCGGGCGGGGCGTTCGATCGATTCGCGACCTCCACGACGATCCTCCTGCTCGCCGTTCCCACCTTCGTGCTCGCGTTCTTCGCCCAGCAGGTGTTCGGACTCCGACTGGGGTGGTTCCCCGTCGCGGGGGCGGCCGCCGGCTGGCCGGTCGCCTTCCTCCTTCCCGCCGCGTGCATTGCGGCGCTCGGGATCGGCCCCATCGCGCGCCTGACGCGCACGAGCATGCTGCAGACCATCACCGCCGACTACGTGCGCACCGCACGTTCGCGAGGAATCACCCCGTGGCAGCTGCACACCCGCCACGTGCTGCGCAACGCGATCATGCCCGTCGTGACGTATCTCGGTCTCGACCTCGGCGCTCTCCTGGGCGGCGCGGTCCTCGTCGAAGGCATCTTCAACCTGCCCGGCATCGGCCGAGCGCTGTTCACCGCCATCAACACCCAACAAGGATCGGTCGTCGTCGGGATCGTCACCGCCGGCGTGTTCGTCGTGCTCATCGCGAACCTTCTCGTCGACCTCCTCCACCGCGCTCTCGACCCGCGCATCGGCAAGGAGACGAGCAATGCTTGA
- a CDS encoding ABC transporter substrate-binding protein, with product MTRTTTRPRWLIALALTTAAAAALAGCTTPAASSPGTADTEAVLTVGIQKPTSLIPGNSSGLFANTVVGALFDGLVDYDPATGETRNLVASSIETDDQRVWKIEIAPGWTFHNGEPVDAASFARAWNAAVDPDNAWVQSDQFSNIEGYDEVAPAEGAPTAETLSGVSVDDELHLTVTLKKPNSQFPYLLGRQYYSPLPQAALDDPESFAAKPIGNGPYEMVEPWTGGDQIVTQTYPEYAGEAPVNGGVTFRVYTGNDVAYTDYQAGAVDIVTLNSADIPEAEAAYPELVRRSAVDDWRNYLSLPTYLPGYDNPDIRKALSMAIDRDAIISSLLDGQAHVATDYDIPISVGYRDDACGESCTYDPAAAKALWDAAGGIAGPLTVTSVTGTGREIWAEAIANQWAKTFDTEVTVAQVASENTWSGILGKEIESPVALGAPGNYPSPLDTLGPSYSSTGSVNGSFYANPEFDALLADAAAASGTETQMDLYAQAKDLLIRDTASILLWTYPSTYVVSERASSWVPDSFNKGQFGSVAITQ from the coding sequence ATGACCCGCACGACGACCCGACCGCGGTGGCTGATCGCACTCGCCCTGACCACCGCAGCCGCCGCCGCACTCGCCGGCTGCACGACGCCCGCCGCCTCCTCCCCGGGCACCGCCGATACCGAGGCGGTCCTGACGGTCGGCATCCAGAAGCCCACCAGCCTCATTCCCGGCAACAGTTCGGGTCTTTTCGCCAACACGGTCGTGGGAGCGCTGTTCGACGGGCTCGTCGACTACGACCCGGCCACGGGCGAGACCCGCAATCTCGTGGCCTCCTCGATCGAGACCGACGACCAGCGCGTCTGGAAGATCGAGATCGCTCCGGGGTGGACCTTCCACAACGGCGAACCCGTGGATGCCGCGTCGTTCGCGCGAGCCTGGAACGCGGCCGTCGACCCCGACAACGCGTGGGTACAGTCCGACCAGTTCTCCAACATCGAGGGCTACGACGAGGTGGCCCCCGCCGAGGGAGCACCCACCGCCGAGACGTTGAGCGGCGTCTCGGTCGACGACGAGCTGCACCTGACCGTCACGTTGAAGAAGCCGAACAGCCAGTTCCCCTACTTGCTCGGGCGGCAGTACTACTCACCGCTCCCCCAGGCCGCTCTGGACGATCCCGAGTCGTTCGCGGCCAAGCCGATCGGCAACGGGCCCTACGAGATGGTGGAGCCGTGGACGGGCGGAGACCAGATCGTCACGCAGACGTACCCCGAGTACGCGGGTGAGGCTCCCGTCAACGGTGGGGTGACGTTCCGCGTCTACACCGGCAACGACGTCGCCTACACCGACTACCAGGCGGGTGCCGTCGACATCGTCACCCTGAACTCGGCCGACATCCCCGAGGCCGAGGCCGCCTACCCCGAGCTCGTGCGCCGTTCCGCGGTCGACGACTGGCGGAACTACCTCAGCCTTCCGACCTATCTGCCGGGTTACGACAATCCCGACATCCGCAAGGCCCTGTCGATGGCCATCGACCGCGACGCCATCATCTCCTCGCTCCTCGACGGACAGGCGCACGTGGCCACCGACTACGACATCCCCATCAGCGTCGGCTACCGCGACGACGCGTGCGGGGAGAGCTGCACCTACGACCCCGCGGCGGCGAAAGCGCTCTGGGATGCCGCGGGAGGCATCGCCGGCCCCCTCACCGTCACGTCGGTCACGGGAACGGGCCGCGAGATCTGGGCCGAAGCCATCGCCAACCAGTGGGCGAAGACCTTCGACACCGAGGTCACCGTCGCGCAGGTCGCGTCGGAGAACACGTGGTCGGGGATCCTCGGGAAGGAGATCGAGTCGCCGGTGGCGCTGGGGGCGCCGGGCAACTACCCGTCTCCGTTGGACACCCTCGGACCCTCGTACTCATCCACCGGCAGCGTGAACGGCTCGTTCTACGCGAACCCCGAGTTCGACGCGCTCCTCGCCGACGCCGCAGCCGCCAGCGGGACCGAGACCCAGATGGACCTGTACGCACAGGCGAAGGACCTCCTCATCCGCGACACCGCGTCGATCCTGCTGTGGACCTACCCCAGCACATACGTGGTCTCGGAGCGGGCGTCGTCGTGGGTACCGGACTCCTTCAACAAGGGCCAGTTCGGGTCGGTCGCGATCACGCAGTGA
- a CDS encoding ABC transporter ATP-binding protein, protein MSHTPPLLRVESLSIRYGTTEVVTDLSFDLHEGETLAIVGESGSGKSTTASAILGLLPAGASAEGSILLAGEEIVGASEPTMRRLRRGTLAYVPQDPMSNLDPVHRVGAQVIEVADAVQKRPRPVARAHAVAALQSAGLAHAEQRFRQYPHEMSGGMRQRALIAMGMITSPRILIADEPTSALDVTVQKVILDNLQSLIRESGTAVILVTHDLGLAAERADRVIVMSRGRVVEHGPSREVLLRPREDYTRALVAAAPANRAGAAALVPDPSAPVVLSLDGVSKTYRARGYGRSRTEAVPAVVDLSCEVRRGQTLAIVGESGSGKSTAASIALRLIDPTSGAIHFDGRDITTARRHGLAEFRRRVQPIFQDPYASLDPMMTVERSVTEPLRAFGLGSASAQQARARELLDLVGLPQSVRDRAPSELSGGQRQRVAIARALAPEPDLIICDEPVSALDVLVQANVLDVLTRIQRELGVAYLFISHDLGVVEQIAHDVIVMARGEVVERGTTADVFARPTHEYTRQLLSSIPGRSLLAASSAG, encoded by the coding sequence ATGAGTCACACCCCACCGCTGCTGCGTGTCGAGTCCCTGTCGATCCGCTACGGCACGACCGAGGTCGTCACCGACCTGTCGTTCGATCTTCACGAGGGCGAGACCCTCGCGATCGTCGGAGAATCCGGATCCGGGAAGTCGACGACAGCGAGCGCGATCCTCGGTCTCCTGCCCGCGGGGGCCTCCGCCGAGGGGTCGATCCTGCTCGCCGGCGAAGAGATCGTCGGAGCGTCCGAGCCGACGATGCGTCGACTGCGCCGAGGGACCCTCGCCTACGTGCCGCAGGACCCCATGTCCAACCTCGATCCCGTGCATCGTGTAGGCGCTCAGGTCATCGAGGTCGCGGATGCCGTGCAGAAGCGGCCTCGACCCGTCGCACGTGCCCATGCGGTCGCCGCTCTGCAGTCAGCGGGCCTCGCCCACGCGGAGCAGCGCTTCCGCCAGTACCCCCACGAGATGTCGGGAGGCATGCGCCAGAGGGCCCTCATCGCGATGGGCATGATCACCTCGCCGCGGATCCTCATCGCCGATGAGCCGACCTCGGCCCTCGACGTCACCGTGCAGAAGGTCATCCTCGACAACCTGCAGTCCCTCATCCGCGAGAGCGGCACCGCTGTCATCCTGGTCACGCACGACCTCGGGCTGGCAGCCGAACGCGCGGACCGCGTCATCGTGATGAGCCGCGGCCGGGTCGTCGAACACGGGCCGTCGCGCGAGGTGCTCCTGCGCCCGCGAGAGGACTACACCCGCGCCCTCGTCGCTGCCGCCCCGGCGAATCGTGCGGGTGCCGCAGCTCTCGTCCCCGATCCGAGCGCCCCCGTGGTGCTGTCGCTCGACGGGGTCTCCAAGACCTACCGCGCACGAGGGTACGGTCGCTCCCGCACCGAGGCCGTCCCCGCGGTGGTCGACCTCTCCTGCGAGGTCCGGCGCGGCCAGACCCTCGCGATCGTCGGCGAGTCGGGATCGGGCAAGAGCACCGCGGCGAGCATCGCCCTGCGGCTGATCGATCCGACCTCGGGGGCGATCCACTTCGACGGGCGCGACATCACCACCGCCCGTCGTCACGGCCTCGCGGAGTTCCGCCGCCGCGTGCAGCCGATCTTCCAGGATCCGTATGCCTCGCTCGATCCGATGATGACCGTCGAGCGCAGCGTCACCGAACCTCTGCGTGCTTTCGGACTGGGCAGCGCCTCCGCGCAGCAGGCGCGCGCGCGCGAGCTCCTCGACCTCGTCGGATTGCCGCAGAGCGTGCGCGACCGGGCACCGAGCGAGCTGTCCGGCGGTCAACGCCAGCGCGTCGCCATCGCCCGAGCGCTGGCCCCCGAACCCGATCTGATCATCTGCGACGAACCGGTGTCCGCCCTCGATGTGCTGGTTCAAGCGAACGTCCTCGACGTCCTCACGCGTATTCAGCGAGAGCTCGGCGTCGCCTACCTCTTCATCTCTCATGACCTCGGAGTCGTGGAGCAGATCGCTCACGACGTCATCGTCATGGCCCGGGGCGAGGTCGTCGAACGCGGAACAACCGCCGACGTCTTCGCCCGTCCCACCCACGAGTACACCCGACAGCTCCTGAGCTCGATTCCCGGCCGCTCGCTCCTCGCGGCCTCGAGCGCCGGCTGA
- a CDS encoding RraA family protein: MTRFRVEEMPRTVPRPVLAALRASSTATLGHLTDFGFVRGLTPVGPVVPFAGPALTVRIPHVDSSAVHHALALVQPGDVVVIDQSGDDDRSSFGGTLAAIAADAGVIAAVCNGRTNDVAEILALGFPVFSRGATSMTTRILGLEGQINVPVAIGGVAVLPGDIVFGDGDGVCVLPRADAADVSEQMTRLDADPVVQSLRETVAAGTPLGRVTGAAASFSEVVR; this comes from the coding sequence ATGACGCGCTTCCGCGTCGAGGAGATGCCGCGCACGGTTCCTCGGCCCGTGCTCGCGGCGCTCCGCGCCTCCTCCACGGCGACCCTCGGCCACCTCACCGACTTCGGTTTCGTCCGCGGGCTCACACCGGTCGGTCCCGTCGTCCCGTTCGCCGGGCCGGCGCTGACCGTTCGGATCCCGCACGTCGACTCGAGTGCCGTCCACCATGCGCTCGCTCTGGTGCAGCCCGGTGACGTCGTCGTCATCGATCAGTCGGGCGACGACGACCGGTCCAGCTTCGGCGGGACCCTCGCCGCCATCGCGGCGGACGCGGGGGTGATCGCCGCGGTGTGCAACGGCCGGACGAACGACGTCGCCGAGATCCTCGCGCTCGGCTTCCCCGTCTTCTCGCGCGGGGCGACGTCGATGACCACGCGCATCCTGGGTCTCGAAGGGCAGATCAACGTGCCCGTCGCGATCGGAGGAGTCGCGGTCCTTCCCGGCGACATCGTCTTCGGGGACGGAGACGGGGTGTGCGTTCTCCCTCGGGCGGACGCGGCGGACGTGAGCGAGCAGATGACCCGGCTCGACGCCGATCCGGTGGTGCAGTCCCTCCGCGAGACCGTCGCCGCCGGTACGCCGTTGGGGCGCGTGACGGGAGCCGCCGCATCGTTCTCGGAGGTCGTGAGATGA
- a CDS encoding carbon-nitrogen hydrolase family protein has translation MTAAAVDLVVGCVQMQSGLEPGANLSRCLAFAREAESRGVQLLIFPESATSRSDDPATSPRAQGVDGPFVARLREELADSDMTVIIGMTEERAHGLPFNTLVALRSGAVVATYRKLHLYDAAGMRESDTMSPGDGPVEVFEVNGFRVGMMTCYDVRFPELARLLAEQGADVLAVPTSWVSGPLKEDHWRTLCAARAIENALYVVGAAQTGGTRIGRSLVVAPDGVAEATAGYEETLLVGRLSAERLAGVRQRFPMLHQTRFVVDASPRPARSPAGV, from the coding sequence ATGACGGCGGCCGCTGTCGACCTGGTGGTCGGGTGCGTGCAGATGCAGTCGGGTCTCGAGCCCGGGGCCAACCTGTCTCGCTGTCTCGCGTTCGCGCGCGAGGCGGAGTCGCGCGGTGTGCAGCTGCTCATCTTCCCGGAGTCGGCGACCAGCCGTTCGGATGACCCGGCGACCTCGCCGCGCGCGCAAGGCGTCGACGGTCCGTTCGTCGCGCGGCTGCGCGAGGAGCTCGCCGACTCCGACATGACCGTGATCATCGGAATGACGGAGGAGCGTGCCCATGGCCTCCCCTTCAACACGCTGGTCGCTTTACGCTCCGGTGCGGTCGTGGCCACCTATCGCAAGCTCCATCTCTACGACGCGGCCGGAATGCGCGAGTCGGACACGATGTCCCCGGGCGACGGTCCGGTCGAGGTGTTCGAGGTGAACGGGTTCCGCGTCGGGATGATGACGTGTTACGACGTGCGCTTCCCCGAACTCGCTCGTCTGCTGGCGGAGCAGGGCGCCGATGTCCTGGCCGTGCCGACCTCCTGGGTCAGCGGCCCGCTGAAGGAGGACCATTGGCGCACCCTGTGCGCAGCGCGCGCGATCGAGAACGCGCTCTACGTCGTCGGTGCGGCCCAGACCGGCGGCACGCGCATCGGGCGCTCCCTCGTGGTGGCTCCGGACGGCGTCGCCGAGGCGACGGCCGGGTACGAGGAGACGCTGCTGGTCGGCCGGTTGTCGGCCGAGCGGCTGGCGGGGGTCCGCCAGCGCTTCCCGATGCTCCACCAGACCCGTTTCGTCGTCGATGCGAGCCCGCGACCGGCGCGATCGCCCGCGGGGGTGTGA
- a CDS encoding GntR family transcriptional regulator — MSARGIASHVASLVRDGAIHEGDVLPPVRVLAEQLRVSPATVSAAWGLLKKRGMLVGSGKAGTRIASASGLVRGLEVFATVPGVNDLRLVYPDIALLPRLDDALRGAAQQPNLNEYYDSAILPGLAEAVEPGWPVPVDTFAVANGAVDAVWAVLRSLSVPGDRIIVESPTQPQILSLMLDLGLQPLPVAYADGGVDIPSLEHALRARPVAMFFQPRAQVPTGWSITATGIDDIAATMRGPHRPIFLEYDDLGDLARTPHHSIAERFPEHTVIIRSYEKAYGPDLRLAVMGGPEHLVHNAHAQIRLTRQWTSRILQSALEWMLRDEASAHSIAAARSTYAERLDCLVTELRARGVDVRSSDGLCAWIPVQSEAAAKEYLATHGVLVLGGTSSFVNGGAPHIRVAVSRVPGEILGKLAEVIATATRVST, encoded by the coding sequence GTGTCCGCGCGAGGGATCGCGTCGCACGTCGCCTCCCTCGTCCGCGACGGCGCGATCCACGAGGGAGACGTGCTGCCCCCGGTGCGGGTGCTCGCGGAGCAGCTCCGTGTCAGCCCGGCGACGGTGTCCGCCGCCTGGGGGCTGCTGAAGAAGCGCGGGATGCTCGTGGGGTCGGGCAAAGCGGGAACCCGCATCGCGAGCGCGAGCGGGCTCGTGCGCGGCCTCGAGGTCTTCGCGACCGTGCCGGGAGTGAACGACCTGCGCCTGGTGTACCCCGACATCGCCCTGCTGCCGCGGCTCGACGACGCCTTGCGCGGAGCGGCGCAGCAGCCGAACCTGAACGAGTACTACGACTCCGCGATCCTTCCGGGCCTCGCCGAGGCCGTGGAGCCGGGCTGGCCGGTGCCGGTCGACACGTTCGCCGTGGCCAACGGGGCGGTCGACGCGGTGTGGGCGGTGCTGCGCTCGCTGTCGGTCCCGGGCGATCGCATCATCGTCGAGTCGCCCACGCAGCCGCAGATCCTGTCGTTGATGCTCGATCTCGGCCTGCAGCCGCTTCCCGTCGCGTATGCCGACGGCGGGGTCGACATCCCCTCCCTCGAACACGCCCTCCGCGCCCGCCCGGTCGCGATGTTCTTCCAGCCTCGTGCGCAGGTGCCGACGGGATGGTCGATCACCGCCACGGGCATCGACGACATCGCCGCGACGATGCGCGGTCCTCACCGGCCGATCTTCCTCGAGTACGACGACCTCGGCGATCTGGCGCGCACCCCGCACCACTCGATCGCCGAGCGCTTCCCTGAGCACACGGTGATCATCCGCTCCTATGAGAAGGCCTACGGGCCCGACCTCCGTCTGGCGGTGATGGGCGGCCCGGAGCACCTGGTCCACAATGCCCACGCGCAGATCCGCCTCACCCGTCAGTGGACGTCGCGCATCCTGCAGTCGGCTCTCGAATGGATGCTGAGGGACGAGGCATCCGCCCATTCCATCGCCGCGGCGCGATCGACGTACGCCGAGCGCCTGGACTGTCTCGTGACCGAGTTGCGTGCCCGCGGCGTCGATGTCCGCTCCTCGGACGGGCTTTGCGCGTGGATCCCCGTGCAGAGCGAGGCCGCGGCCAAGGAGTACCTGGCCACGCACGGGGTGCTCGTGCTCGGGGGGACGTCGTCGTTCGTCAACGGCGGGGCGCCGCACATCCGGGTGGCGGTCTCTCGCGTGCCCGGGGAGATCCTCGGCAAGCTCGCGGAGGTCATCGCCACGGCCACCCGGGTGTCGACGTGA
- a CDS encoding aldolase/citrate lyase family protein translates to MLRRNELKRALAEGRACSAAWVFTADVDAAEILGTCGFDALILDRQHTPVSFERTREQLRAVRAAGDSTVLVRVRENSAAEIAVLLDMGVEGLLLPDARSVDDVRRFVSATRYPPAGDRGAHDTVSRAAGWGAETARYRAQYRDELLLVAMIESRAGAGEVARMCREPGLDMIFLGPLDLSASVGALGDWDDEDYLSTVRTVEASVREERTLLGGALAPPGDVADWVRRGHRLLSVGNDVSMIRDSARRQLSLRLHACRGGVVTRPGRRNGRDAEPSAIRAPAPAGSSTWIRGSTGASPARSPRVRD, encoded by the coding sequence ATGCTGCGGAGGAATGAGCTCAAACGCGCTCTCGCCGAGGGGCGAGCGTGCAGCGCCGCTTGGGTCTTCACCGCCGATGTGGATGCCGCGGAAATTCTCGGAACGTGCGGTTTCGACGCCCTCATCCTCGATCGGCAGCACACCCCCGTCTCGTTCGAACGTACGCGGGAGCAGCTGCGCGCCGTCCGCGCGGCGGGCGATTCCACCGTTCTCGTGCGGGTGCGGGAGAACAGCGCCGCCGAGATCGCCGTGCTTCTCGACATGGGCGTGGAGGGTCTGCTGCTGCCGGATGCCCGCAGCGTGGACGACGTGCGGCGGTTCGTGTCCGCGACGCGCTACCCGCCCGCCGGAGACCGGGGCGCGCACGACACCGTGTCTCGCGCAGCCGGGTGGGGTGCGGAGACGGCGCGTTACCGGGCGCAGTACCGGGACGAGTTGCTCCTCGTGGCGATGATCGAGAGTCGCGCGGGAGCGGGAGAGGTCGCGCGGATGTGCCGTGAGCCCGGGCTCGACATGATCTTCCTGGGCCCGTTGGACCTGTCGGCGTCCGTCGGCGCTCTCGGCGACTGGGACGACGAGGACTACCTGTCGACCGTGCGCACCGTCGAGGCGAGCGTCCGGGAGGAGCGGACCCTTCTCGGCGGGGCACTCGCTCCGCCGGGTGATGTCGCCGACTGGGTCCGCCGGGGGCACAGGTTGCTCAGCGTCGGCAACGACGTGTCGATGATCCGGGATTCCGCCCGTCGTCAGCTCTCTCTTCGACTCCACGCGTGTCGCGGGGGCGTCGTGACGCGCCCGGGGCGGAGGAACGGCCGTGACGCCGAACCGTCAGCGATCAGAGCGCCTGCGCCAGCAGGATCTTCGACTTGGATTCGAGGAAGCACAGGAGCGAGCCCAGCACGGTCACCTCGTGTCCGAGATTGA
- a CDS encoding helix-turn-helix domain-containing protein, with the protein MTTTPSALIEALNDYVDAGRDALLVARKTLNLSELEARAITSIAADPGIRPSVLRECLGVTSAGVTTLVDRLVGRGVLRRELDVEDRRVNHIFLEVDLDTEPWVALRRFDTEIRTAILDEPADVSHTFAELLRRVTGRARATI; encoded by the coding sequence GTGACCACCACGCCCTCCGCCCTGATCGAGGCTTTGAACGACTATGTCGATGCCGGTCGCGATGCTCTGCTCGTGGCTCGCAAGACGCTCAACCTGAGTGAGCTGGAGGCTCGGGCGATCACGAGTATCGCCGCCGATCCCGGTATCCGCCCCTCGGTGCTCCGCGAGTGCCTGGGCGTGACGTCGGCCGGAGTCACGACGCTCGTCGATCGCCTGGTCGGTCGGGGGGTTCTGCGCCGCGAGCTCGACGTCGAGGATCGTCGCGTCAACCACATCTTCCTCGAGGTCGACCTGGACACCGAGCCCTGGGTGGCACTCCGGCGCTTCGACACCGAGATCCGGACCGCCATCCTCGACGAGCCCGCCGACGTGTCGCACACTTTCGCCGAACTCTTGCGTCGCGTCACCGGACGGGCGCGCGCGACGATCTGA
- the aztA gene encoding zinc ABC transporter ATP-binding protein AztA produces the protein MTPVSASLRGIRVDFSGVRAVDDVDLDIDAGALTAIVGPNGAGKSTLLEVLAGAREPSSGRVDVYGHARAFVPQRAAVADRLPVSVREIVTVGAWGDTGPFRRLSPAQRVAIDAAMARLDIAPLARRPFASLSGGQRQRALLAQGLARGADLLLLDEPTTGLDAHSSALIRGALTDEIRHGRAVVCVSHDDTLVSGADHLVRLKGGRITPETAESVRSSRAPVR, from the coding sequence ATGACCCCTGTTTCCGCCTCGCTTCGCGGCATCCGCGTCGACTTCTCCGGCGTGCGCGCCGTGGATGATGTCGACCTCGACATCGATGCCGGAGCGCTCACCGCGATCGTCGGACCCAACGGCGCGGGCAAGTCGACCCTGCTCGAAGTGCTCGCCGGCGCCCGGGAGCCGAGCTCCGGTCGGGTCGACGTGTACGGACACGCGCGAGCGTTCGTCCCCCAGCGCGCCGCCGTTGCCGACCGCCTCCCCGTGAGCGTTCGCGAGATCGTCACCGTCGGCGCCTGGGGCGACACCGGCCCCTTTCGTCGCCTCTCCCCCGCACAGCGCGTCGCCATCGACGCGGCGATGGCGCGACTCGATATCGCCCCACTCGCCCGGCGGCCGTTCGCCTCACTCTCCGGCGGTCAACGACAGCGGGCACTGCTCGCCCAGGGCCTCGCGCGCGGCGCCGACCTCCTCCTTCTCGACGAGCCCACCACCGGGCTCGACGCGCACAGCAGCGCCCTGATCCGCGGCGCCCTCACCGACGAGATCCGGCACGGAAGGGCGGTGGTCTGCGTCAGCCACGACGACACACTCGTCTCCGGGGCCGATCATCTCGTTCGCCTGAAGGGCGGGCGCATCACCCCGGAGACGGCGGAGTCGGTCAGATCGTCGCGCGCGCCCGTCCGGTGA